A single genomic interval of Osmerus eperlanus chromosome 14, fOsmEpe2.1, whole genome shotgun sequence harbors:
- the LOC134034059 gene encoding heat shock protein beta-1-like encodes MTDDSKIIPRPLFRRDVDWDPCREWTETGRMFDQDFSIPLFLEAGDLSWIDWAKSRMASSTWLGYMRSPHFSPSLAHPPAVGVYRPHVPLITGESEIRSSQDGWKVNLDANQFSPEEITIVVKGDFLEIAGKHKERQDEHGTISRCFTRKYKLPQGVNLQHISSSLNSEGVLCVDAPTPGTTSLSLPSTDIIIPIQIKQELESDK; translated from the exons TCCTTGCCGTGAGTGGACAGAGACCGGTCGCATGTTCGACCAGGACTTcagcatccctctcttcctggaaGCTGGTGATCTGAGCTGGATAGACTGGGCCAAGAGCAGGATGGCCTCCTCTACCTGGCTAGGGTACATGCGCTCGCCTCACTTCAGCCCCTCCTTAGCTCACCCTCCTGCTGTTGGGGTTTACAGACCACACGTACCTCTGATCACGGGAGAGTCTGAGATTAGGTCCAGCCAGGATGGCTGGAAGGTCAACCTGGACGCCAATCAATTCTCTCCAGAGGAAATAACAATCGTCGTCAAGGGGGACTTCCTGGAGATAGCAG GAAAACAtaaggagagacaggatgaaCACGGAACCATCTCAAGGTGCTTCACCAGGAAATATAA GCTACCACAGGGGGTAAACCTGCAACACATCAGCTCCTCTCTGAACAGTGagggggttctgtgtgtggacGCCCCCACCCCAGGGACTACCAGCCTCAGCCTCCCAAGCACTGATATTATCATCCCTATTCAGATCAAACAGGAACTGGAGAGTGATAAGTGA
- the taok3b gene encoding serine/threonine-protein kinase TAO3, which translates to MSGYKRMRRQHQKQLIALENRLKAEMDEHKLRLQKEVETHANNTYIELERLAKRHTAQTDKEIKAALVEEKRTQQQILVQQKKELTTFLENQKKEYRLCKDKIKEEMSEDPSTPKEEKQERLSRHKETVQRSQAEEEAHLLTQQRLVYDKSCRSLKRRTLVRRHEFEQEQMREELNKKKTQKEMEQALMIRQDESTQELESRQLQMLQRLRLELIGLQHQTELENQEEYNGRRQRELHRKHALEQRQQPRNLKTLEMQIKKQFQDTCKVQNKQYKALRNHQLEVAPKSEHKGILKSLKEEQTRKLAVLAEQYEHSINEMMASQAMRLNEEQEAEIQALKQQLQQEVELLDAYQNKTKAQTEAQHEKEQLKLQQKVSIRRAHLEQKIEEELDSLQKERTERIKQLFERQEREIEMFEVESARLGFGSLGSLDFPKEEDR; encoded by the exons ATGTCTGGGTACAAGCGCATGCGGCGGCAGCACCAGAAGCAGCTGATCGCCCTGGAGAACAGGCTGAAGGCAGAGATGGACGAGCATAAGCTCCGCTtgcagaaggaggtggagacCCACGCCAACAACACTTACATTGAACTGGAGAGGTTGGCCAAGCGACACACAGCCCAAACAGACAAAGAG ATCAAAGCAGCtttggtggaggagaagaggacacaGCAGCAGATCTTGGTGCAGCAGAAGAAGGAGCTGACCACCTTCTTGGAGAACCAGAAGAAGGAGTACAGGCTCTGCAAAGACAAGATCAAAGAA gaGATGAGCGAGGACCCCAGCACCCccaaggaggagaagcaggagcgtCTGTCCAGGCACAAGGAGACGGTGCAGCGCTcccaggctgaggaggaggctCACCTCCTGACCCAGCAGAGGCTGGTCTACGACAAGAGCTGCCGGTCTCTCAAACGCAGGACCCTGGTCCGGAGGCACGAGTTTGAACAGGAGCAaatgagagag gagCTTAACAAGAAGAAGACCCagaaggagatggagcaggCCCTGATGATACGGCAGGACGAGTccacccaggagctggagagccGGCAGCTGCAGATGCtgcagaggctgaggctggagctGATTGGCCTGCAGCACCAGACCGAGCTGGAGAACCAGGAGGAGTACAACGGCCGACGCCAAAGGGAGTTGCACCGCAAGCACGCCCTGGAGCAGAGGCAGCAGCCGCGGAACCTCAAG ACGCTGGAGATGCAGATCAAGAAGCAGTTCCAGGACACCTGCAAGGTGCAGAACAAGCAGTACAAGGCCCTGAGGAACCATCAGCTGGAGGTCGCTCCCAAGAGCGAGCACAAGGGCATCCTGAAGAGCctgaaggaggagcagacaCGCAAGCTGGCCGTGCTGGCTGAGCAGTACGAGCACAGCATCAACGAGATGATGGCGTCCCAGGCG ATGCGCTTGAACGAGGAGCAGGAAGCGGAGATCCAGGCCCTCaaacagcagctgcagcaggaggTGGAGCTACTGGACGCCTACCAGAACAAGACGAAGGCCCAGACGGAGGCTCAGCACGAGAAGGAACAGCTGAAGCTGCAGCAGAAGGTCTCCATACGCAGGGCCCACCTGGAGCAGAAG ATTGAagaggagctggactcacttCAGAAGGAACGCACGGAACGCATCAAGCAGCTGTTCGAGCGCCaggagagagaaattgagatGTTCGAGGTGGAGAGCGCTCGGCTGGGCTTTGGCAGCCTGGGGTCTCTGGACTTTCCCAAGGAAGAGGACAGATGA
- the m17 gene encoding IL-6 subfamily cytokine M17 — MYPQLEISQLATTLFSFLLVMVVDASRAGKSCRSQACGSSLPRSWRFTRLLHKESDDLLKIYKTSQGDLSELFCKMSMDNVPDPDISGLDPSARIQSMYSHIKTFLPHLQRVTEQQTDLQIFSNPLLSKLSDTYSRTSSLGSQISCIYQTLFPNSPLLEPAGEPTPLPLSQNIFQQKVYGCVVLKRLKQFLSNATREIKALKHQTCTKGTQPNIPS, encoded by the exons ATGTATCCTCAGCTGGAAATATCTCAATTGGCAACAA CCCTGTTTTCCTTTCTCCTGGTTATGGTGGTCGATGCCAGCAGAGCTGGCAAATCATGTAGGAGCCAAGCATGTGGAAGTTCCCTGCCAAGGAGTTGGAGGTTCACCAGACTCTTACACAAGGAATCTGATGACCTCTTAAAAATATAT AAGACCAGTCAAGGAGACCTGTCCGAGCTCTTCTGCAAGATGTCGATGGACAACGTCCCTGACCCAGACATATCGGGCCTAGATCCATCAGCGCGGATACAGAGCATGTATTCCCACATCAAGACattcctcccacacctccagaGAGTAACAGAGCAACAGACAGACCTGCAGATCTTCTCCAATCCTCTGCTGAGCAAACTGTCCGACACCTACAGCCGTACCAGCAGTTTAGGCAGCCAGATCAGTTGCATTTATCAAACGCTCTTCCCTAACAGTCCACTACTGGAACCCGCGGGGGAACCCACGCCCCTGCCCCTGTCACAGAACATCTTCCAGCAGAAGGTTTACGGCTGTGTGGTCTTGAAGAGGCTCAAGCAGTTCCTGTCAAACGCGACCCGTGAAATAAAAGCGCTCAAACACCAAACATGCACAAAGGGGACTCAACCAAACATCCCATCCTGA